The Pseudomonadota bacterium genome has a segment encoding these proteins:
- a CDS encoding MFS transporter translates to MIKQHFILSWATTGRTFSVGKPDNAAGKTTALIITAMSAFLTPLSLATVNVALPSIGKEFSMNAISLSWVAMAYIVSAAIFLVPFGRMADIYGMKRVFLIGTCIFTISSFFMGVTNTALMLIVFRVIQGIGAAMLFGTGVAILSHVFPIEERGRVLGINVAAVYLGLSFGPFIGGILTQHLGWRSIFFLNVPLGIMIIVSTLWKLKGEWADSRGEKFDVIGSFIYSTMIFAVMYGFSHLTSIRGTIIIVAGFAGAVFFIYWEGKIKTPILNLELFKSNRAFALSNIAALINYSATFAVGFLLSLYLQYIKGLSPQAAGFVLVSQPIVMAALSPLAGRVSDKVEPRIVASVGMALSALGILLFVFITDTTPLWFIIMSLVILGFGFAFFSSPNVNAIMSSVERRFYGISSSVLATMRLLGQTFSMSIVMLIFLLYIGKVEILPVHYPYFLKSVRIAFMFFGVLCIAGVFASLSRGKVRRDPEIEKIRR, encoded by the coding sequence GGCAAACCTGATAATGCTGCCGGTAAAACAACTGCCCTGATTATAACAGCGATGTCTGCTTTTCTTACACCGCTTTCTCTTGCTACAGTAAATGTAGCCCTGCCCTCTATCGGTAAGGAATTTTCTATGAATGCCATTTCTTTAAGCTGGGTGGCAATGGCGTACATCGTCTCTGCTGCGATTTTTCTTGTGCCCTTCGGAAGAATGGCGGACATATACGGGATGAAGAGGGTTTTTTTAATAGGCACATGTATTTTTACCATTAGTTCGTTTTTTATGGGTGTTACCAACACCGCCCTCATGCTTATTGTCTTCAGGGTTATCCAGGGAATCGGTGCAGCCATGCTCTTCGGTACGGGCGTAGCCATACTCAGTCATGTATTCCCCATAGAAGAGCGGGGAAGAGTACTGGGTATCAATGTGGCGGCAGTCTATCTGGGCCTGTCTTTCGGTCCTTTTATCGGCGGAATACTGACGCAGCATCTTGGCTGGAGAAGCATTTTTTTCCTGAATGTGCCGCTGGGAATAATGATCATTGTCTCAACACTCTGGAAGCTCAAAGGGGAATGGGCGGATTCCAGGGGAGAGAAGTTTGATGTTATCGGGTCTTTTATATATTCCACTATGATTTTCGCAGTCATGTATGGTTTTTCCCATCTTACCTCTATCCGGGGTACTATAATAATTGTTGCCGGTTTTGCCGGGGCAGTGTTTTTTATCTACTGGGAAGGAAAAATAAAGACCCCCATTCTGAATTTAGAGCTTTTTAAGTCCAACAGGGCCTTTGCTCTCTCGAATATAGCCGCCCTTATCAATTACAGCGCCACCTTTGCAGTAGGCTTTCTTTTGAGCCTTTATCTACAGTATATAAAAGGTCTCAGCCCGCAAGCCGCAGGCTTTGTGCTTGTATCTCAACCGATTGTCATGGCAGCCCTTTCACCACTTGCCGGAAGGGTTTCCGATAAAGTGGAGCCGAGGATTGTTGCGTCTGTGGGTATGGCTTTATCGGCGCTGGGAATCCTCCTCTTTGTTTTTATAACTGATACAACACCTCTGTGGTTTATCATCATGAGCCTGGTGATATTGGGTTTCGGTTTTGCCTTTTTTTCATCTCCGAATGTAAATGCAATCATGAGCTCTGTGGAGCGCAGATTTTACGGGATATCATCTTCTGTGCTTGCCACTATGCGGCTTCTGGGGCAGACCTTCAGCATGAGCATCGTCATGTTGATTTTTCTATTATATATCGGAAAAGTTGAAATTCTTCCTGTCCATTATCCATACTTTTTAAAGAGTGTCCGTATTGCCTTTATGTTTTTCGGAGTGCTTTGTATAGCAGGCGTGTTTGCCTCCCTGTCACGAGGGAAAGTACGCCGTGATCCGGAAATTGAAAAGATAAGAAGATAA